The region AATAGTAACCAAATAAAGAGAAGAGTAACCAAATAAAGAGAAGAGTACCCAAATAAAGAGGAGAAAAGTACCCAAATAAAGAGAAGAGTAACCAAATAAAGAGGAGAAGAGTAACCAAATAAAGAGGAGAAGAGTAACCAAATAAAGGGAAGAGTTATCAAATAAACGATGTAGAAAAAAATCAGGACTaagaaatattaataaaatgaacATAAAGCAGATTATGAAATGAAAATAGAGAACTGGAGAAGTCATAGAGAGAAGTCTAGAAATAAAATCTAGAAATAAAAtctaaaaattaaaattaaaacaaTATGAATATAAATTAAGAAAATATAACTTAAATATATAACCAAAAATGTAACTTAAAACTGTAACTAAAATGACTTAAACATATGATTAAAACATGAGTTaaatattaaagtaaaaaaatagaaaatgtaaaTATGAAGTAAATAATTCGAAAATAATTtaaaattacaaaataaaaaatatttaaaaaatgaaaactacAAAACCTCTGAAATACAATTCTACAGAAAGTGCCTTCCTATCTGTGAGCTCCTGCAGTTCTTTCCGGTGCACTGTGTCAGGTGTTGTTAGAACTAAACCCTTGAAAATATCGGACAGATTTTGGCGCCTACTAGATTATAAGaaaaccttatttttttttctgtaaaccaataagaatgaaaaaaactcGCAgccgaatcttttttttttttttttacgtcattTATTAATTGTCATTAAATTAAAATGTCGCAACATGATAAAATGTCGCTCACAGCCGTCAGTATCCAGTGTATCTCAAGTgcatttttttcaaatatatagAATTCCAAGCGCCAtcatataagcaaaaaaaaaaatcaaatttcatttgaatattttttttaaataacattttcaaGTATATTCACGGAATGTCAGGTGGAGAACgagcaaaaaaatgtaaacttccGAGGTCTGACTCTTCCCAATAGAAAAAAGCAAGCTACCTTCTCAGCCGGgcctcttcatcatcatcatcatcatcagagcaGGTAtagatacatgtcctgtagtatCCAGCACGTCACAGAACAACAACATCATCATCCACAACCTCACAGACAAGTCACAAGATACATGGAGACAAAGCGGGAGAAGAGCACCCCCGGCAGCTTCTCTCTGTATACATCCTTCTAGAATGAAGAACAAGGAATGGGTATTCCAGTGAGGAGAAGGTGGTGTAACCCTTTCGCTGCTGCCGGGCATGTCCTGGCATGGGGGGCTCAGAGCTTCTCCAGGCTCTTGGGGTTGGTGAGGATCTCCCGGGCCAGCCGCCACGTCTGTTTGGCCGCGTTCTCCAGGGCGGAGTGCGGTTTTCCCTGGAAGAGGTCCAGGTTGGGCAGGAAGTAGTGCGGGCACCGGCGGCACTGCAGGCACGAGATGAGCTGCAGCAGGATGCCGTTCAGCCGGTCCCCCAGACACGACTCGTCCCAGTCGGACTCCCGCGGGTGCTTCTCGCACTCGTAGGACACCAGAGTCTTCATGTGGTAGTTATTGAGCGGCTGCCCGGGCAGCTCCAGGTGCCGGTCCCGGAGGGTCTTCAGCACCGAGAGGCATTTCTTCCGGCAGCCCCCGAGCTGCAGCCGGTTCTCCGCCTCAGCGAACTGCAGCACCCAGGCGTCACTCTCCGCCGAGCTCTGCTTCCCGGCCAGGGTATGGCACTCCTTGGACAGCAGGTTGAAGCCCTCCGCCTTGACCTCCGCCACCCGGTTGGGCCCCGGCCACGGGATGTGCGGTAAGGGCCAGTGGGCAGCGCTGCGGGGCCAGATCCCGGTGCACTTAAAGGCGGGAGTGATCTGCACCACGTATCGGTCCCGGATCCGCAGCTTCACCTCGCTGGTGTCCGCCACCATCTTCACCACGTCCCGGTAGCTGCACTTATCCACCGCCTGGGCCACCAGAGTCTGGAACCGGGAGCGGATCTTACGGGCGGACAGGTAACCGGAGGCCGTGATGAACTCCACCCAGAGGGACATGCTCCGCTTGCGGCCGTCACTCAGCTTCAGCACCGCGCAGCCCGGTAACGAACCGTCATCCACGAAGTTGAAGACCCCCATCTGGTTGAGGTAGAGGACCACCTCGAACTCTGTGGGGGAGATGACCTCCAGCCCCTCGTAGCGGTTGTCCATCTCGTTGAGGGAGCTGATGAAGCGCGGCTCCTGCACTTCCACCTCCTTCAGCACGTCGGACACCACCTTGCACACCTCACGGATGGTCTTGGCGATGGCCGCCTTCCGGGCCTGGCACTTCTCGTTGTAGTACTTGTTGAGGTGGTAGACCAGCTTGGCCTGGGCGGCGATCATGTTGGGGCAGAGATCCGGGTTATAGACCGGAGTCTCGCAGTAAGCCGACGGATCCAAGGCGGCAGCGGGAGAAGGAGCCAACTTTATGGACGGAAGAAGGAGTCTAACGGAGAATAGGGCGGCTGGCGGTCAGGGTGAGGGCATCAGGGGTGCAGGGGAAGATGGCCGCCCCTCCTGCTAATAGTCACACAGGCCAGGGGGCACACACGTACATAGATAGTGCCCCGGCCTCAgctctcactgtatatagtagtgGGGATGCTGTATACTACAGCCCCAGTGTGGGAATTATTATAAAGGGAGGGCCCGGCAGCCGGCCAATCGTTATCCGCCTTGTCTCCGCCTCGTGTGGGAGCAGCTGAGCCCCCTCCCCAAACCTCATGTGTGAGAGCTGCCACCGGGGCCGGTAATATACcggggcacaggcagtgtgacagcTCTCACCGGGGCCGGTAATATACcggggcacaggcagtgtgacagcCCTCACCGGGGCCGCtaatatactggggcacaggcagtgtgacagcTCTCACCGGGGCCGGTAATATACcggggcacaggcagtgtgacagcTCTCACCGGGGCAGGACCGGGAATATACcggggcacaggcagtgtgacagcTCTCACCGGGGCAGGACCGGGAATATACctgggcacaggcagtgtgacagcTCTCACCGGGGCAGGACCGGGAATATACcggggcacaggcagtgtgacagcTCTCACCGGGGCAGGACCGGGAATATACcggggcacaggcagtgtgacagcTCTCACCGGGGCAGAGGGGATTAGGATGTCTGCATTGTTCTACCGGACGTGTCAATTACATGATACACGGAGTGCAGCTCTGACGGCTGGGGGACGGCTCCTCCTGTGCGCTACCGCACCTCACTCAGCACCCACCATCACAGTGTACCTCACCTGTATCCTACCATCAGTGTACCTCACCTGTATCCCACCATCACAGTGTACCTCACCTGTATCCCACCATCACAGTGTACCTCACCTGTATCCCACCATCACAGTGTACCTCACCTGTATCCCACCATCACAGTGTACCTGACCTGTATCCCACCATCACAGTCTACCTCACCTGTATCCCACCATCACAGTGTACCTGACCTGTATCCCACCATCACAGTGTACCTCACCTGTATCCTACCATCAGTGTACCTCACCTGTATCCCACCATCACAGTGTACCTCACCTGTATCCCACCATCACAGTGTACCTGACCTGTATCCTACCATCAGTGTACCTCACCTGTATCCCACCATCACAGTGTACCTCACCTGTATCCCACCATCACTGTGTACCTGACCTGTATCCTACCATCACAGTGTACCTGACCTGTATCCTACCATCACAGTGTACCTGACCTGTATCCCACCATCACTGTGTACCTGACCTGTATCCTACCATCACAGTGTACCTCACCTGTATCCCACCATCACAGTGTACCTCACCTGTATCCCACCATCACTGTGTACCTCACCTGTATCCTACCATCACAGTGTACCTCACCTGTATCCTACCATCAGTGTACCTCACCTGTATCCCACCATCACAGTGTACCTCACCTGTATCCCACCATCACTGTGTACCTGACCTGTATCCCACCATCACTGTGTACCTGACCTGTATCCCACCATCACAGTGTACCTCACCTGTATCCCACCATCACAGTGTACCTCACCTGTATCCCACCATCACAGTGTACCTCACCTGTATCCCACCATCACTGTGTACCTCACCTGTATCCTACCATCACAGTGTACCTCACCTGTATCCTACCATCAGTGTACCTCACCTGTATCCCACCATCACAGTGTACCTCACCTGTATCCCACCATCACTGTGTACCTGACCTGTATCCCACCATCACAGTGTACCTCACCTGTATCCCACCATCACAGTGTACCTCACCTGTATCCCACCATCACTGTGTACCTCACCTGTATCCTACCATCACAGTGTACCTCACCTGTATCCTACCATCAGTGTACCTCACCTGTATCCCACCATCACAGTGTACCTCACCTGTATCCTACCATCACAGTGTACCTGACCTGTATCCTACCATCAGTGTACCTCACCTGTATCCCACCATCACAGTGTACCTCACCTGTATCCCACCATCACAGTGTACCTCACCTGTATCCCACCATCACAGTTCATAGAATCTGTGTACCTTACTATGATAAttatggggagaggggggggggggctgctgtgtgGGGATAGATGGATATGGCTGATAGATGGATATGGCTGATAGATGGATATGGCTGATAGATGGATAtggctgatagatagataggagatagatagataggagatagatagataggagatagatagataggagatagatagataggagatagatagataggagatagatagataggagatagatagataggagatagatagataggagatagatagataggagatagatagataggagatagatagatagataggagatagatagatagataggagatagatagatagatagataggagatagatagatagatagatagatatatagatagatatagataggagatagatagatagatatataggagatagatagatagatatataggagatagatagatagatagataggagatagatagatagatatataggagatagataggagatagatagatagatagatagatatataggagatagatagggggggctgctgtgTGGGGATAAATGGAtatggcagatagatagatagataggagatagatagatagatagatagatagatagataggagatagatagatagaaaatagataggagatagatagatagatagatagatagatagatagatagatagatagatagataggagatagatagataggagatagatagatagaaaatagataggagatagatagatagataggagatatagatagatagatagatagatagatagatagataggagatagatgggtaggagatagatagataagatagatagatagataggagatagatagatagatagatagataggagatatagatag is a window of Dendropsophus ebraccatus isolate aDenEbr1 chromosome 5, aDenEbr1.pat, whole genome shotgun sequence DNA encoding:
- the MAB21L1 gene encoding putative nucleotidyltransferase MAB21L1; translation: MIAAQAKLVYHLNKYYNEKCQARKAAIAKTIREVCKVVSDVLKEVEVQEPRFISSLNEMDNRYEGLEVISPTEFEVVLYLNQMGVFNFVDDGSLPGCAVLKLSDGRKRSMSLWVEFITASGYLSARKIRSRFQTLVAQAVDKCSYRDVVKMVADTSEVKLRIRDRYVVQITPAFKCTGIWPRSAAHWPLPHIPWPGPNRVAEVKAEGFNLLSKECHTLAGKQSSAESDAWVLQFAEAENRLQLGGCRKKCLSVLKTLRDRHLELPGQPLNNYHMKTLVSYECEKHPRESDWDESCLGDRLNGILLQLISCLQCRRCPHYFLPNLDLFQGKPHSALENAAKQTWRLAREILTNPKSLEKL